A window of the Mesotoga prima MesG1.Ag.4.2 genome harbors these coding sequences:
- a CDS encoding response regulator transcription factor: MAKKSILVVDDEPSIVELLTFNLKKEGYEVLKAYDAEEALKIAEDNETDMFIVDIMLPGMDGFELVRNLRATEKFRQTPVIFLSAKSEEFDKVLGLELGADDYITKPFSVREVLARIRAVFRRIQQSAQAKEERPKKILARDLEIDTEKYEVRVRNRMVNLTPLEFELLRFLAENEGKVFSRDVLLDKLWGYDYYGDTRTVDVHIRRLRTKIEEDASTPKYIITVRGKGYKFRDPGKED, translated from the coding sequence ATGGCAAAGAAGAGTATTCTGGTCGTTGATGATGAACCTTCGATCGTGGAGCTCCTTACTTTCAATTTAAAAAAGGAGGGCTACGAAGTCCTGAAAGCTTATGATGCAGAAGAAGCGTTGAAGATTGCCGAAGACAACGAAACAGACATGTTTATCGTCGACATTATGCTTCCAGGAATGGATGGATTCGAACTTGTAAGAAACCTTAGAGCGACAGAGAAGTTTAGACAGACACCCGTAATTTTCCTGAGTGCGAAGAGTGAAGAATTTGACAAGGTGTTGGGGTTAGAGCTTGGTGCAGACGACTACATCACCAAACCGTTCAGTGTTCGAGAAGTGCTGGCTAGAATAAGAGCGGTATTTAGAAGAATTCAGCAGAGTGCGCAGGCAAAAGAGGAAAGGCCAAAGAAGATACTCGCAAGAGATCTCGAAATCGATACAGAAAAGTACGAGGTAAGAGTGAGGAACAGAATGGTTAACCTTACCCCTCTTGAGTTTGAACTACTAAGATTCCTTGCAGAGAACGAAGGAAAGGTTTTCAGCAGGGATGTGCTTCTTGATAAACTCTGGGGATACGATTACTATGGTGACACAAGAACTGTTGATGTTCATATCAGAAGACTTAGAACGAAAATCGAAGAAGACGCTTCTACTCCGAAGTATATAATCACAGTCAGAGGAAAAGGCTATAAGTTCAGAGATCCCGGAAAGGAAGATTGA
- a CDS encoding sensor histidine kinase, with protein MLYAVLAAVAVIAFLFMILFRHENQKNKRLEAAKRRFADLVEVPRSAEFIFIYKKVQQLISSMKEEIALLDTRIENLVMIFDNLSDAFLIASEDGKIEYANKAAQELSSKQLVGLRISEGIDSYYIGDLFEDSVRTQESQESEITIYYPRRSVRNCKIMRVTLKSEVRYLILLRDITKEKEVEAMRRDFVANVSHELRTPLTSIHGYAETLAEDDLEDKETVYRFLSIIENESARMTRLINDLLDLEKLESGEASFSKEDVELGEVVNYVMRIVEPLASEKNVSINVDVDEGIFVEGDFDRLVQLLLNLVDNAVKYTFAKEHGPKEIWLRAYAQNNSAMIEVEDTGVGIPEDSLKHIFERFYRVDKARSRKMGGTGLGLAITRFIVEKHGGTISLESEYGTGTILKVKLPLKKVFE; from the coding sequence TTGCTTTATGCTGTCCTCGCTGCTGTTGCGGTGATAGCTTTTCTCTTCATGATTCTGTTTAGACATGAGAATCAAAAGAATAAGAGATTAGAAGCCGCTAAAAGGCGCTTTGCGGATCTCGTCGAAGTTCCGAGAAGCGCCGAGTTTATCTTTATATATAAGAAGGTTCAACAGCTGATCTCAAGTATGAAAGAAGAGATTGCTCTTCTAGATACCAGGATCGAAAACCTTGTCATGATCTTCGACAACTTAAGCGATGCCTTCTTGATAGCGTCGGAGGACGGAAAGATCGAATACGCCAACAAAGCTGCGCAAGAACTTTCTAGCAAGCAGCTCGTAGGTCTAAGAATCAGTGAAGGGATAGACAGTTACTACATTGGCGATCTCTTTGAAGATTCGGTTAGAACTCAGGAGAGTCAAGAGTCCGAGATAACTATATACTATCCCAGAAGATCGGTAAGAAATTGCAAGATAATGAGAGTCACTCTTAAAAGTGAAGTTAGATATCTCATCCTTCTCCGCGATATCACGAAGGAGAAGGAAGTTGAGGCAATGAGAAGAGATTTCGTCGCAAATGTCTCCCACGAGCTTAGGACACCGCTAACATCAATCCACGGATACGCTGAAACACTTGCCGAGGACGATCTTGAGGATAAAGAGACTGTCTACAGATTCCTTTCTATAATTGAAAACGAATCTGCCAGAATGACGAGATTAATTAACGACTTGCTCGATCTGGAAAAACTTGAATCCGGTGAAGCATCATTCAGCAAAGAGGATGTGGAGTTAGGAGAGGTGGTCAACTACGTAATGAGAATTGTTGAGCCTCTCGCGAGTGAGAAGAATGTCTCCATAAATGTCGACGTAGATGAAGGGATTTTTGTGGAGGGTGATTTTGACAGACTTGTACAGCTTCTATTGAACCTTGTAGACAACGCCGTGAAATACACCTTTGCCAAGGAACACGGGCCAAAAGAAATCTGGCTCAGAGCCTATGCCCAGAATAACTCCGCAATGATAGAAGTAGAAGATACTGGAGTTGGAATACCGGAAGACTCTTTGAAACACATTTTTGAGCGCTTCTATAGAGTAGACAAAGCTCGATCGAGAAAAATGGGTGGGACCGGCCTCGGACTGGCGATTACAAGGTTTATTGTTGAGAAGCACGGAGGCACGATTTCCCTTGAGAGCGAGTACGGTACAGGAACGATCTTGAAAGTCAAGCTACCGCTTAAGAAGGTGTTTGAATGA
- a CDS encoding thymidine phosphorylase translates to MRIYDIIMKKRNGFPNTREELDSLIMGFVEGIVPDYQMAAWLMAVYFNHLNAEERFHLTEIMIESGDRIDLSSIKGRKIDKHSTGGVGDKVTLVVGPIVAAAGLVFAKLSGRGLGHTGGTIDKLESIPGFVTSLDIEQFKRQAERIGIALAGQTAQVAVADKKLYALRDLTATVDEISLIASSIMSKKLAVDSDGILLDVKIGTGAFMKDLDGAKTLARAMIDLGRKNGRATKAVISDMNQPLGVSVGNSLEVVEAIDTLKGRGPQDFSSLCRIIAGQMLVAGGMKSEADALRTVDRLILSGEALRKFDEFVYAQGGPEGFSASYAVHFKEAEIVEEVRTSVSGYVQSVDAESIGLICMRLGAGRERKEDVIDPSVGIRILKRIGDRVEKDEVIAVIYANDKRNADNEAKKLVDSFVISEQKTSPPPIVYEVI, encoded by the coding sequence ATGAGAATATACGACATAATAATGAAGAAGAGAAATGGTTTTCCCAACACCAGAGAAGAGCTGGATTCACTGATAATGGGTTTCGTTGAAGGAATTGTGCCTGATTATCAAATGGCGGCATGGTTAATGGCTGTTTACTTCAATCACCTTAATGCAGAAGAGAGGTTCCATCTCACTGAAATTATGATAGAGTCTGGTGATCGGATTGATCTTTCGTCTATCAAAGGTCGAAAAATCGATAAACACTCTACCGGTGGGGTTGGCGACAAGGTTACTCTTGTTGTTGGACCTATTGTAGCAGCCGCCGGCCTAGTTTTTGCTAAATTGTCTGGAAGAGGGCTTGGTCATACTGGTGGGACAATCGACAAACTTGAATCGATTCCGGGTTTTGTGACTTCACTGGACATAGAACAATTCAAAAGGCAAGCCGAGCGCATTGGTATAGCCCTCGCAGGTCAGACAGCGCAAGTTGCAGTTGCGGACAAGAAACTTTATGCTCTTCGAGATCTTACAGCAACTGTTGATGAGATCTCGCTAATTGCGTCAAGCATAATGAGCAAGAAACTCGCAGTAGACTCGGATGGAATTCTCCTTGATGTCAAGATTGGTACAGGAGCCTTCATGAAAGATCTGGATGGTGCCAAAACGCTTGCAAGAGCTATGATTGATTTAGGAAGAAAGAACGGAAGAGCCACGAAGGCTGTAATTAGCGATATGAACCAGCCGCTGGGCGTTTCAGTGGGAAATTCCCTTGAGGTTGTTGAAGCCATCGATACCCTTAAAGGACGCGGTCCACAGGATTTTAGCTCTCTGTGTAGAATAATTGCGGGTCAGATGCTCGTAGCGGGCGGGATGAAAAGCGAGGCAGACGCATTGAGGACTGTCGATAGACTGATACTCTCCGGCGAGGCACTGAGGAAATTCGATGAATTTGTCTACGCTCAAGGAGGTCCAGAAGGATTTTCCGCAAGTTATGCAGTTCATTTCAAAGAGGCCGAAATTGTTGAGGAAGTCAGGACAAGTGTAAGCGGGTACGTACAATCAGTTGATGCGGAGTCTATTGGACTAATCTGCATGAGGCTGGGTGCTGGAAGAGAACGTAAGGAAGACGTTATTGACCCATCGGTTGGAATAAGAATCTTGAAGAGAATTGGTGATAGGGTCGAGAAAGATGAAGTTATCGCAGTTATTTATGCAAACGACAAAAGAAATGCCGATAATGAGGCTAAGAAGCTTGTTGATAGCTTTGTCATTTCAGAGCAGAAAACATCCCCTCCTCCAATAGTTTACGAAGTGATCTAA
- a CDS encoding phosphodiester glycosidase family protein, producing MKRIIFICFLLISLVSSAKNLIYLDERGQTRVFTNSVVTDRSMDFVKLDIIGELIRGVVVSQSLRQEETIMILPSGIIVSLSHETKRATVEFGSEFDNSMIFKDGMVYINAELLAAITDKSFFSETEALILYAQPVTIKSIVNRPESVSITLDRDVLPDFFTVWWTGSGSLALTLKPAKIDPFLDAEGVTVATGRGFVKISVEKPWPDVEYEIKGRTLTLMGKSGIGRTIEQETSTDFSLNIFESYSGGQKFTMSYLEMNGSSFSFGVQLANNGIGGLEKATDILRESGSEIMINGGYFDQNQNLPIGLLVQNGKVLGLPSLGRPAIYFTEDGKTYVTRMDILYLAKFDDRFVQITGVNSPYRGEAVLYTDEYRNSIPEFDDFTYLSVKDGRIVKEGFSSKVERDTDLLVLSPSSLQKIGDTAFVGRSVSFELMNSFGVKITGAVEGGPMIIHNGRPVTNYEQNYYSASLLDVRAPRTLVGIKETGEVVFIVIDGYQHSSYGLTFKEMIEFFKDKGFESLMCLDGGKSSVMSVNGEIINSPSSGVPSLPVIITGSRK from the coding sequence ATGAAACGCATTATCTTTATTTGTTTTCTTCTCATTTCATTGGTCTCATCAGCAAAGAATCTGATATACCTTGATGAAAGAGGGCAGACGAGGGTCTTTACCAACTCCGTTGTAACTGACCGATCTATGGACTTTGTAAAACTTGATATTATCGGTGAGCTGATAAGAGGAGTAGTTGTCTCTCAATCACTTCGACAGGAAGAGACAATAATGATTCTCCCTTCGGGAATAATTGTTTCTCTATCTCACGAGACAAAAAGGGCAACCGTGGAATTTGGAAGTGAATTTGACAACTCGATGATCTTTAAGGATGGCATGGTCTACATTAATGCCGAGCTACTTGCCGCAATTACCGACAAGTCTTTCTTCAGCGAGACTGAGGCACTGATACTCTATGCGCAGCCTGTAACGATAAAAAGCATTGTGAACAGGCCTGAATCTGTTTCAATTACTCTGGATAGAGACGTTCTCCCGGATTTTTTCACTGTCTGGTGGACTGGAAGCGGTTCTCTAGCCTTAACCTTGAAGCCGGCGAAAATCGATCCTTTTCTGGATGCAGAAGGAGTGACAGTGGCCACTGGAAGGGGGTTTGTAAAGATATCCGTGGAGAAACCCTGGCCAGACGTAGAATATGAGATTAAAGGGAGAACCCTCACTCTCATGGGAAAAAGCGGCATAGGGAGAACGATAGAGCAGGAAACGAGTACGGATTTCAGCTTGAATATTTTTGAATCTTATTCAGGTGGCCAGAAATTTACTATGTCTTACCTTGAAATGAACGGCTCCAGCTTCTCTTTTGGCGTTCAACTTGCGAACAATGGGATTGGTGGCCTCGAAAAGGCAACTGATATTCTGAGAGAGAGTGGTTCAGAGATTATGATAAACGGCGGCTACTTCGACCAGAATCAAAACCTCCCCATTGGTCTTCTTGTTCAAAACGGAAAAGTCTTAGGTCTCCCAAGCCTGGGAAGACCGGCGATATATTTCACTGAAGATGGAAAAACATATGTTACAAGGATGGACATATTGTACCTCGCAAAATTCGATGATCGGTTCGTTCAGATTACGGGTGTTAATTCTCCGTACAGAGGCGAAGCAGTGCTGTACACCGATGAATACCGTAACAGTATTCCAGAGTTCGATGACTTCACTTATCTGTCGGTAAAGGATGGAAGGATAGTAAAGGAAGGATTTTCATCAAAGGTGGAGAGGGATACTGATTTGCTGGTTCTTTCACCATCGTCTTTGCAGAAAATTGGAGATACTGCTTTTGTAGGCAGATCGGTTTCCTTTGAACTAATGAATTCATTTGGCGTGAAGATCACCGGAGCAGTTGAGGGTGGACCCATGATAATTCATAATGGGAGACCGGTCACTAATTATGAGCAGAACTACTACTCGGCATCTCTTCTGGATGTCAGAGCACCGAGAACGCTTGTTGGCATCAAAGAAACCGGAGAAGTAGTATTCATTGTTATCGATGGATACCAGCACAGTAGCTATGGCTTAACTTTCAAAGAGATGATAGAATTCTTTAAAGACAAGGGATTTGAATCTCTAATGTGTCTTGATGGCGGCAAATCATCGGTGATGTCTGTGAATGGCGAAATAATCAATTCTCCATCCTCGGGAGTTCCCTCTCTTCCCGTAATAATAACCGGGTCGCGTAAATAG
- the fusA gene encoding elongation factor G — protein MDKIPVDAKRDIVLIGHHGSGKTQIVDAMLFNAKLIDRIGILATDSEEVEKEKKASFSMGVTSLPHNDKRIYVIDTPGMSDFYAETANGIFASENVVAVINSTAGLEIQTERFGSIAKELKKGIIAFFNMLDKERAGYEETLSDLADTFERTPVLVQLPIGREADFRGIVDLVKMKAYIYENEGAFKEEDIPADLKSAAEESRTKMIEDIVQNDEELMMKYLEGEELSTEELITALRKAYLANEVIPVLLGSAGKNIGISQLLDFVSAVGKGPSEASPKAATLLSGEKIDVVPAEEEPLVAYIFKSVVDPFVGKLTFMKLLSGTLKQGDSFYVVDQDSSEKVGHVMLPEGTKEIEVDEATVGDIVKLSKLKKSAAGNTVAHKDRQLKLDLPVMPEPMISKSIQPKSKGDIDKISGGLARLAESDPTFKWENDPETNETVISGLGSVHLDIMIERLKKLFSVDVEVGKPKIAYRETVRKTVEAEYKHKKQTGGHGQYGHVQIKIEPNERGAGFEFIDKIVGGVVPKNYIPAVEKGIVEAMKKGVLASYPVVDAKVTLFYGSYHDVDSSDMSFQIAARQAFKNGMAEANPVILEPLMDVEVFVPEESTGDIMGEITSRRGRPMGMEPQGKGTSKVVAQVPLAEMLDFANKLSSITSGRGYFTMKFSGYQETPPDVQQKIILERQRELEEQQK, from the coding sequence ATGGACAAGATTCCGGTCGATGCCAAAAGAGATATTGTACTCATTGGGCACCACGGGTCAGGTAAAACTCAAATTGTTGATGCGATGCTTTTCAACGCAAAGCTTATTGATCGAATAGGCATCCTGGCGACTGATTCAGAAGAAGTCGAAAAAGAGAAGAAAGCAAGTTTCTCAATGGGAGTCACCAGCTTACCCCACAATGATAAGAGAATCTATGTGATCGATACTCCCGGTATGTCGGATTTTTATGCCGAGACAGCAAATGGTATTTTTGCATCGGAGAATGTTGTTGCGGTAATAAATTCAACTGCCGGGCTTGAGATACAGACAGAAAGGTTCGGTTCGATTGCCAAGGAGCTCAAGAAGGGGATTATTGCGTTCTTCAATATGCTTGATAAGGAGAGAGCCGGTTACGAAGAAACCCTCTCGGATCTGGCGGATACATTTGAGAGAACCCCGGTCCTTGTACAGCTTCCAATCGGGAGAGAAGCGGACTTCCGGGGAATTGTAGATTTGGTGAAGATGAAAGCCTATATTTACGAGAACGAAGGCGCTTTCAAGGAAGAGGATATTCCTGCTGATCTAAAGTCAGCGGCCGAAGAGTCTAGAACGAAAATGATCGAGGATATTGTTCAGAACGACGAGGAACTGATGATGAAGTATCTGGAAGGAGAAGAACTCTCGACAGAGGAACTGATCACTGCCCTCAGGAAAGCCTACCTTGCGAACGAAGTAATTCCGGTCCTTCTTGGATCAGCTGGAAAGAACATTGGAATTTCACAGCTCCTGGACTTTGTGAGTGCAGTTGGCAAGGGGCCTTCAGAAGCTTCTCCGAAAGCGGCAACGCTCCTCTCCGGAGAAAAGATTGATGTAGTTCCTGCTGAGGAAGAACCACTTGTTGCCTACATTTTCAAATCTGTTGTCGATCCCTTTGTTGGTAAGCTCACTTTTATGAAACTGCTTTCAGGAACTTTGAAGCAGGGAGACTCTTTCTATGTTGTTGATCAGGATTCCTCCGAAAAGGTAGGTCACGTTATGCTTCCGGAGGGTACAAAGGAAATTGAAGTAGATGAGGCGACGGTCGGAGACATAGTGAAGCTTAGCAAACTTAAGAAGAGCGCTGCCGGTAACACTGTTGCACACAAGGATAGGCAGCTGAAGCTGGACCTACCGGTTATGCCCGAACCAATGATATCAAAGTCTATCCAGCCGAAGTCAAAGGGAGACATAGATAAGATAAGTGGAGGTCTTGCCAGACTGGCAGAATCCGATCCCACATTCAAGTGGGAAAATGATCCTGAGACCAACGAGACAGTTATCAGCGGTCTTGGTTCAGTCCATCTGGACATTATGATCGAGAGGCTTAAGAAGCTATTCTCTGTTGATGTAGAAGTTGGAAAGCCGAAGATCGCTTACAGAGAAACAGTAAGGAAGACTGTTGAGGCCGAGTACAAGCACAAAAAACAAACTGGTGGGCATGGCCAGTATGGGCACGTTCAGATAAAGATTGAGCCCAATGAACGCGGCGCAGGTTTTGAGTTTATAGACAAAATCGTTGGAGGTGTTGTTCCAAAGAACTATATCCCAGCTGTCGAGAAGGGCATTGTGGAAGCTATGAAGAAAGGTGTTCTCGCTTCATATCCCGTTGTCGACGCAAAAGTAACCCTTTTCTATGGATCATACCACGACGTTGACTCTTCAGATATGTCATTTCAAATAGCTGCAAGACAGGCTTTTAAAAACGGGATGGCAGAAGCAAACCCTGTCATTCTTGAACCTTTGATGGACGTCGAGGTCTTTGTTCCTGAGGAGTCCACGGGAGACATAATGGGTGAAATAACTTCTAGAAGAGGTAGACCAATGGGAATGGAACCTCAGGGCAAGGGTACTTCAAAGGTAGTCGCCCAAGTTCCTCTCGCAGAGATGCTAGACTTTGCGAATAAGCTCAGCTCAATTACGAGTGGTCGTGGATACTTTACCATGAAATTCAGTGGTTATCAGGAGACTCCGCCCGATGTCCAGCAGAAGATCATTCTTGAAAGGCAGAGAGAACTGGAAGAGCAGCAGAAGTGA
- a CDS encoding DUF503 domain-containing protein has protein sequence MHVGYMTYLLRLYGISSLKEKRAVIKPVLNDLRRKFNASVVETGKHDSKQESEITVCMVANERGELDSLFQSVWQRIIWNGLEVSGEDGEIW, from the coding sequence ATGCACGTGGGCTATATGACTTATCTTTTGAGATTGTATGGAATAAGTTCCTTAAAGGAGAAACGAGCCGTAATCAAGCCTGTCCTAAATGACCTTCGAAGGAAATTCAATGCTTCAGTCGTTGAGACGGGGAAACATGATTCAAAACAAGAGAGCGAAATCACTGTCTGCATGGTGGCAAACGAAAGGGGCGAACTCGATTCGCTCTTTCAATCGGTTTGGCAGCGAATAATCTGGAACGGTCTCGAAGTCTCAGGAGAGGACGGAGAGATCTGGTAA
- the yqeK gene encoding bis(5'-nucleosyl)-tetraphosphatase (symmetrical) YqeK gives MITEYDTVTREVRAKAKSMCSPERFEHILRVERLAKRLSSIHGIDSSGVGLAAVSHDMFRDQAEDELMRLAISFGIDMTEMERVAPVLLHGKVAALYLKEEYGVDGDVFQAVYWHVSGIPGMSTTGKILMISDIAEEGRDFSEALHIRETAEVDLEKTFVDVIRLKITWAVESDSLLLPETVWTWNELHGGASHVFN, from the coding sequence TTGATTACAGAGTACGATACGGTAACTAGAGAAGTTCGCGCCAAGGCAAAGTCGATGTGCTCTCCGGAAAGATTCGAGCATATTTTGAGAGTGGAAAGACTCGCAAAGAGATTAAGCAGCATTCATGGTATCGATTCCTCAGGAGTTGGTCTCGCTGCCGTTTCACATGATATGTTTAGAGACCAGGCGGAAGACGAACTAATGAGACTAGCTATTTCCTTCGGGATTGATATGACTGAAATGGAGAGGGTTGCACCTGTTCTTCTTCACGGAAAAGTTGCCGCCCTTTATCTCAAAGAGGAATACGGAGTTGACGGTGATGTCTTTCAGGCTGTCTACTGGCATGTAAGCGGGATTCCGGGCATGAGTACTACGGGAAAGATTTTGATGATTTCGGATATTGCTGAAGAAGGAAGAGACTTTTCCGAAGCCCTTCATATTCGTGAAACTGCAGAAGTAGATCTGGAAAAAACATTTGTTGACGTGATAAGATTGAAAATAACATGGGCCGTTGAGTCGGACAGTCTCTTGCTTCCCGAGACCGTGTGGACGTGGAATGAATTACATGGAGGTGCCAGTCATGTCTTTAATTAA
- a CDS encoding LCP family protein: protein MLQVFLFFFLIFLIFRDAFYSFSAKDLAAESFLVVGVDSGGNSSDAVGGRTDYISIVYFRNSGGLVLKSIPRDTVVTYRSEKRKINSLYNSFGIEALIEEVEKLTGRTITGSVVVDFNTVTEITTFTGPIRVEVTTPMHHDDFQQGLHIHFEPGIYFLEGEDLLKFLRYRSSDSGDLGRIDRQKRVLEQLIRNLVSAGPSKMIEMIDFVLEKTDISIDKKTLTDFAVAFFTGKRSVSFTQIDYYIDDEGQIVPTGPGSDEPKAVEIESKSPKILVINNIPDYEERFGDFAETIKSQWLAQAGVKVDATGFVPNISGIEKRDTYLFINSKDSEIRELFSKAHVYHRPFVMLTSSFGGLDYYYALIDSLSKNRFYPAKYDAYVLLGVGGR from the coding sequence GTGCTGCAAGTTTTTCTCTTTTTCTTTCTGATTTTTCTCATTTTCAGGGATGCTTTTTACTCTTTCTCGGCAAAAGATCTTGCGGCAGAGAGCTTCCTGGTCGTAGGAGTAGATTCCGGTGGAAACTCAAGTGACGCAGTTGGTGGAAGAACAGATTATATCTCTATTGTGTATTTTCGGAATTCCGGAGGTCTCGTGTTAAAGAGCATCCCCAGAGATACTGTAGTTACTTACAGATCTGAAAAGAGAAAGATCAACTCCCTGTACAACTCCTTTGGGATAGAGGCGCTTATCGAGGAAGTGGAAAAGCTTACCGGGAGAACGATAACGGGCTCCGTTGTTGTTGATTTCAATACTGTGACCGAAATAACGACCTTTACCGGTCCTATTCGTGTTGAAGTTACGACGCCGATGCATCATGACGATTTCCAGCAGGGACTTCACATCCATTTCGAACCTGGCATTTATTTTCTCGAAGGTGAGGACCTGCTGAAGTTCCTTCGCTACAGAAGCTCTGATTCGGGTGATCTTGGTCGGATCGATAGACAGAAGAGAGTGTTGGAACAGCTCATCCGAAATCTTGTAAGTGCCGGGCCGTCGAAGATGATAGAAATGATAGATTTCGTGCTTGAAAAGACAGATATCAGCATAGACAAGAAGACTCTCACTGACTTCGCCGTTGCTTTCTTCACAGGCAAGAGGTCTGTAAGTTTCACACAGATAGATTACTACATCGATGATGAGGGTCAGATAGTTCCAACCGGTCCCGGCAGCGATGAACCGAAAGCAGTCGAAATCGAAAGCAAATCGCCGAAGATTCTGGTGATAAACAATATTCCCGACTATGAGGAAAGATTTGGAGATTTCGCGGAAACAATAAAAAGTCAGTGGCTTGCTCAGGCAGGAGTGAAAGTAGATGCCACGGGTTTTGTACCGAATATTTCAGGCATTGAAAAGCGCGATACATATCTGTTCATAAATTCGAAAGACTCAGAAATTAGAGAGCTCTTCTCAAAGGCGCACGTCTATCACAGACCCTTTGTTATGTTGACTTCCAGCTTCGGAGGGCTTGATTATTATTATGCGTTGATAGATTCCCTGTCAAAGAATAGATTCTATCCAGCTAAGTATGATGCTTATGTGTTGCTTGGAGTAGGGGGAAGGTAG
- a CDS encoding GAF domain-containing protein — MRSIFRDFTYDYFGILSYPKERWFDFWTSYREKHPRVLEEYMFKNNLDEEELSLSLDKLERREIDRLSHYWEIQGPIEKSRVLKELGKMSPQLHLEREDFVIHILGALGRQQHLIVPTSRGNVVMIDLLFCWKEGSIKDFSSVILAALKDFLEYSRVNVRHTMDSGKRSERFDLILDVIEREIKGRSFKEKMAMISKLLDKYVDYYNWTGFYLVNEERSLVLGPYVGEPTEHVKIAFGSGICGQAAETKKVFLVPDVSKENNYLSCSSKTKAEIVLPLIVDGKVIGELDIDSHFQNSFDRLDEEFLEKVCGLLIAS; from the coding sequence ATGAGGAGCATTTTCAGGGATTTCACTTATGATTACTTCGGCATTTTGAGCTATCCAAAGGAGAGATGGTTCGATTTCTGGACAAGTTATAGAGAGAAGCATCCTAGAGTTCTAGAGGAGTACATGTTCAAGAACAACCTTGACGAAGAAGAACTCTCTCTGTCACTAGACAAACTCGAAAGGAGAGAGATTGACAGGCTGTCTCACTACTGGGAGATTCAGGGACCTATTGAGAAATCGAGAGTTCTGAAAGAGCTCGGCAAGATGTCTCCCCAGCTTCATCTTGAAAGAGAGGATTTTGTGATCCACATACTGGGTGCCCTTGGAAGACAGCAACATCTCATAGTCCCAACATCCAGAGGAAATGTAGTGATGATAGATCTCCTGTTTTGCTGGAAAGAAGGGAGCATCAAAGACTTCTCAAGCGTCATATTGGCGGCCCTGAAGGATTTCCTTGAGTATTCAAGGGTAAACGTGCGTCATACTATGGACAGCGGGAAACGATCCGAAAGATTTGACTTGATACTTGATGTGATTGAGAGAGAAATCAAAGGCCGTTCTTTCAAAGAAAAGATGGCAATGATCTCTAAGCTCCTGGACAAGTATGTTGATTACTACAACTGGACTGGCTTTTATCTCGTCAATGAAGAGAGATCCCTTGTTTTAGGGCCTTACGTCGGAGAACCCACGGAACATGTGAAAATCGCCTTTGGAAGTGGAATTTGCGGACAAGCCGCAGAAACTAAGAAGGTTTTCCTGGTGCCGGATGTATCAAAGGAGAACAACTATCTCTCTTGCAGTTCAAAGACGAAAGCCGAGATCGTGCTACCTTTAATAGTTGACGGAAAGGTAATAGGTGAACTGGATATTGACAGTCATTTTCAGAATAGTTTCGACCGCCTAGATGAGGAATTTCTCGAAAAAGTATGTGGACTCCTGATTGCAAGCTGA